In the genome of Rhodoferax sp. BAB1, one region contains:
- a CDS encoding ABC transporter ATP-binding protein yields the protein MSGRALVEIENLSTVFRAPGRQAVVHHHLDLRVEEGEVLAIVGASGSGKTVLLRQILGLERPSSGRVTVLGQPASRMSEPGASSRVGMLFQHGALFLAFSVLENIAFPLTELRTLPPDLVRDAALVKLQMVGLEPVQALKMPSDLSGGMIKRVALARALIMDPPLLLLDEPTAGLDPDSADGLCRLLRSLHRELGLTVVMVTHDLDTIFDLSTRVAVLADQKVIVNAPAREVARFDHPFVREFFQGERGRRAQTLLADTDQKG from the coding sequence ATGAGCGGTCGAGCTCTCGTCGAAATCGAGAACCTGAGCACGGTGTTTCGCGCGCCCGGCCGGCAGGCGGTGGTGCATCACCATCTCGACCTGCGGGTCGAGGAAGGCGAGGTGCTGGCCATCGTCGGGGCGTCGGGCAGCGGCAAGACGGTCTTGCTGCGCCAGATCCTGGGGCTGGAGCGGCCCAGCAGCGGCCGGGTCACCGTGCTGGGCCAGCCGGCCTCGCGCATGAGCGAGCCGGGCGCGAGCAGCCGTGTGGGCATGCTGTTCCAGCACGGCGCGCTCTTTCTGGCGTTCAGCGTGCTGGAAAACATCGCCTTCCCCCTGACGGAGCTGCGTACACTGCCGCCGGACCTGGTGCGCGATGCCGCGCTGGTCAAGCTGCAGATGGTGGGGCTGGAGCCCGTGCAGGCGCTCAAGATGCCCTCTGATCTGTCCGGCGGCATGATCAAGCGCGTGGCGCTCGCGCGCGCCCTCATCATGGACCCGCCCTTGCTGCTGCTGGACGAACCGACGGCCGGCCTGGATCCGGACAGCGCCGACGGCCTGTGCCGTCTGCTGCGTTCGCTGCACCGCGAACTGGGCCTGACGGTGGTGATGGTCACGCACGACCTGGACACGATCTTCGATCTGAGCACGCGGGTGGCGGTGCTGGCCGACCAGAAGGTGATAGTCAACGCGCCGGCGCGGGAGGTGGCCCGCTTCGATCACCCCTTCGTGCGTGAATTCTTCCAGGGCGAACGCGGGCGGCGCGCGCAAACCCTGTTGGCGGATACGGACCAGAAAGGCTAG